The Methanothrix soehngenii GP6 genome has a window encoding:
- a CDS encoding UPF0146 family protein — protein MIRREVATKMTGQTAARDLAEFIAKNYPGRVVEVGVGHFPHVAQRLSDMGLEVILTDRVERLLAGMMVEKDDIFAPRREIYQGAGLIYSIRPPLEMQLAMGELAAAVGADVIVRPLQDEIAQLAGFGRRLVNYREARFYLFRENE, from the coding sequence ATGATCAGACGAGAAGTGGCAACCAAGATGACGGGACAGACGGCTGCCAGGGACCTGGCGGAGTTCATCGCCAAAAACTACCCTGGCAGGGTGGTGGAGGTGGGTGTGGGCCATTTTCCCCATGTTGCTCAGAGGCTGTCGGATATGGGCCTGGAAGTGATCCTTACGGATCGGGTGGAGAGGCTTCTGGCGGGCATGATGGTGGAAAAGGACGACATCTTCGCCCCCCGGAGGGAGATCTATCAGGGAGCGGGCCTCATCTACTCCATTCGCCCTCCTCTGGAGATGCAGCTTGCCATGGGGGAGCTGGCGGCTGCGGTGGGTGCGGATGTCATCGTCCGGCCCTTGCAGGATGAGATAGCGCAGCTCGCTGGATTTGGCAGGAGGCTGGTCAATTACCGGGAGGCGAGGTTTTATCTGTTCAGAGAAAACGAGTAG
- the ftsZ gene encoding cell division protein FtsZ — protein MELDIREAMDFSNSGDDFGIPRILIVGCGGAGGNTINRLKRMGLMGAKTIAINTDRQHLETVSADEKMLIGRKLTRGMGAGGDPEVGRKAAESARTDIEDLLRGADLVFVLAGMGGGTGTGSAPVVARIARQEGALVVAMVTTPFHMERKRIFIAEEGLENLRNYANTSIVMDNNRLLERAPHLPFQEAFSLVDGITGEIIQGICETLTTPSLINLDYADVHTIMNTGGASFMLVGEGSMKKSPENIVRSALNNPLLDVELRGAKACLLHIDGGPDMTLKEAASIASSLTQDLDPRANVIWGAKIKPELKGRVKLMAIITGVKSAQVLGSTEAGMDPLEEMSLPADRCIGLARTRTDVIK, from the coding sequence ATGGAACTTGATATACGGGAGGCCATGGATTTTTCAAATTCAGGCGACGACTTCGGTATCCCCAGAATACTGATCGTGGGCTGTGGCGGCGCAGGCGGAAACACCATCAACAGACTCAAAAGAATGGGCCTGATGGGGGCGAAGACCATAGCCATAAACACCGACCGCCAGCACCTGGAGACCGTCTCTGCGGATGAGAAGATGCTGATTGGCCGGAAGCTCACCCGGGGGATGGGAGCAGGAGGAGACCCCGAGGTGGGAAGGAAGGCGGCGGAGAGCGCAAGAACGGACATCGAGGACCTCTTGCGCGGCGCAGACCTGGTATTCGTCCTCGCGGGCATGGGTGGAGGCACTGGCACCGGCTCAGCGCCGGTGGTGGCAAGAATTGCCAGGCAAGAGGGCGCCCTGGTGGTGGCCATGGTCACCACGCCATTTCACATGGAGAGGAAGAGGATCTTCATCGCCGAGGAAGGCCTGGAGAACCTGCGCAATTACGCAAACACCTCCATTGTGATGGACAACAATCGCCTGCTGGAGCGCGCCCCCCACCTGCCCTTCCAGGAAGCATTCTCTCTGGTCGACGGTATTACAGGCGAGATCATCCAGGGGATCTGCGAGACATTGACCACCCCCTCGCTAATCAACCTGGATTATGCCGATGTGCACACCATCATGAACACCGGCGGGGCCAGCTTTATGCTGGTAGGAGAGGGGAGCATGAAGAAGAGCCCGGAGAATATCGTCCGCTCCGCTCTGAACAATCCCCTCCTGGACGTGGAGCTCAGAGGTGCAAAAGCCTGTCTGCTGCACATTGACGGTGGACCGGATATGACCCTGAAGGAGGCAGCTTCCATCGCCAGCAGCCTAACCCAGGACCTTGACCCGAGGGCGAATGTCATCTGGGGGGCAAAGATCAAGCCTGAGCTCAAGGGCAGGGTGAAGCTGATGGCCATAATAACCGGGGTGAAATCTGCCCAGGTGCTGGGGTCAACCGAGGCGGGGATGGATCCACTGGAGGAGATGAGTCTGCCAGCCGATCGGTGCATTGGCCTTGCCCGGACAAGGACTGATGTCATAAAATGA
- a CDS encoding UbiD family decarboxylase: MSFRGFLDDLEGSGLMNHVRDPVSPVEEVTERSWGSGPILFDDVSGHKCCLNILGTRDLLARALGIPAEDMVRHLSQIGCQGPVREVDWSSFMENVSQPDLSRLPIMTYFPGDGGPYITSGVVVSRFEDKINACVHRLMVLGKDRLAARLVPGRHTHQLYEAALAKGKEVAVAVAIGVDPLVLMAASTRVPPEMEFCYAAALRGSHVELIALDNGVLVPHAQIVLEGYITTERAPEGPFVDITGTRDLVRQEPVIRLTRMMMCNEPIYHGLLPAGGEHKMLMGVPYEPLIYREVSKVAKVKDVMLTEGGCCYFHAVVQIEKETEEDARRAIDAAIKAHRSLKHVLVVDSDIDIHDPRDLEYALATRMRGDEDIVLYPNVRGSTLDPRSNEGMTTKVGVDATARLDRLWKFQRLTPAGHG, encoded by the coding sequence ATGAGCTTCAGGGGCTTTCTGGATGATCTGGAAGGGTCAGGTTTGATGAACCACGTGCGTGACCCTGTATCGCCCGTTGAAGAGGTCACAGAGAGATCCTGGGGTAGTGGGCCGATTCTATTTGACGATGTCTCCGGCCATAAGTGCTGCCTGAATATCCTTGGGACGAGGGACCTCCTGGCCCGGGCCCTGGGCATCCCTGCTGAGGATATGGTCCGCCACCTATCCCAGATCGGATGCCAGGGTCCCGTGCGAGAGGTGGATTGGTCCAGTTTCATGGAGAATGTCTCCCAACCGGATCTCAGCAGGCTTCCCATCATGACCTACTTTCCGGGGGACGGCGGCCCTTATATCACCTCTGGAGTGGTGGTGAGCCGCTTTGAGGACAAAATCAATGCCTGCGTTCACCGCCTGATGGTCCTGGGAAAAGATCGACTGGCAGCAAGGTTGGTCCCGGGAAGGCATACCCATCAGCTCTATGAGGCCGCTCTGGCCAAGGGCAAGGAAGTTGCAGTGGCTGTGGCCATAGGAGTGGATCCGCTGGTATTGATGGCTGCCTCCACCCGCGTTCCTCCAGAGATGGAGTTTTGTTATGCTGCCGCCCTGCGAGGCTCTCATGTGGAGCTGATTGCTCTGGATAATGGGGTTCTTGTTCCCCATGCACAGATCGTTTTAGAGGGATACATCACCACTGAAAGGGCACCGGAGGGGCCGTTCGTGGACATCACCGGCACTCGGGACCTGGTCCGGCAGGAGCCGGTCATCCGGCTAACCAGGATGATGATGTGCAATGAGCCCATCTATCATGGCCTTCTGCCTGCAGGAGGTGAGCACAAGATGCTGATGGGAGTGCCCTATGAGCCGCTTATCTACCGGGAGGTCTCCAAGGTGGCAAAGGTGAAGGACGTCATGCTTACCGAGGGAGGATGTTGTTACTTCCATGCCGTGGTGCAGATTGAGAAGGAGACAGAGGAGGATGCCAGAAGAGCGATCGATGCCGCTATCAAGGCCCATCGCTCTTTGAAGCATGTGCTGGTAGTGGACTCAGATATCGATATTCACGATCCTCGAGACCTGGAGTATGCCCTGGCTACGCGCATGCGTGGTGACGAGGATATAGTTCTTTATCCCAATGTGCGCGGCAGCACTCTCGACCCCAGGAGCAATGAGGGAATGACCACCAAGGTGGGTGTGGATGCCACAGCCAGGCTGGACCGGCTCTGGAAGTTCCAGAGGTTGACCCCCGCAGGGCATGGCTGA
- a CDS encoding DUF1614 domain-containing protein, giving the protein MENRLIYSPVGILIMLGFAFLIAIVVSFLFLDLARTAFTKIGFSWSQALFVLLASLVGSSINIPLTNLECSTPMVHERHIRAFGVSYHVPVVKSCNTLLAINVGGALIPSLISMALIYRFPESIYYALSGIVLVAIITNRVARPVRGLGIVTPALVPPLCAALAAILMVYVLGAPHDLIFLIAYAAGTLGTLLGADILNLGKIRDLGAPVASIGGAGTFDGVFLSGLIAVLLV; this is encoded by the coding sequence ATGGAAAACCGTCTGATCTACTCTCCAGTTGGCATATTGATCATGCTGGGCTTCGCGTTCTTGATTGCAATAGTAGTGAGCTTTCTTTTCCTTGATCTGGCCAGGACAGCCTTCACCAAGATCGGTTTCTCCTGGAGCCAGGCCCTCTTTGTGCTTTTGGCGTCTCTGGTTGGATCCAGCATAAACATACCATTGACCAACCTAGAGTGCAGCACTCCCATGGTCCATGAACGACACATTCGGGCCTTTGGCGTATCTTATCATGTCCCTGTGGTGAAGAGCTGCAATACCCTTTTGGCCATAAATGTGGGTGGGGCCCTGATTCCCTCATTGATCTCCATGGCACTCATCTACCGGTTTCCAGAGTCCATCTATTATGCACTATCGGGCATTGTCTTGGTGGCCATCATCACCAACCGGGTGGCGAGGCCGGTTCGAGGGCTGGGGATAGTGACTCCTGCCCTGGTCCCACCCCTTTGTGCCGCCCTGGCGGCGATCCTCATGGTCTATGTGCTGGGCGCACCTCATGATCTCATCTTCTTAATTGCTTATGCGGCAGGAACCCTGGGCACTCTGCTTGGGGCGGATATTCTCAACCTGGGAAAGATCCGCGACCTTGGGGCTCCAGTGGCCAGTATCGGCGGAGCTGGAACCTTTGACGGTGTATTCCTGAGCGGTCTGATCGCTGTGCTCCTGGTGTGA
- a CDS encoding 3-dehydroquinate synthase II, whose amino-acid sequence MKEKWLMARGSWEEIKPQITTALESGFECVIVDRENVERVRELGNIQVACFGAEKGAEDILVIGRHGEGDGSVPLPKDLNSSMDYALAKTISGNKAAYVVIAGKKYEQFAVEMGKHVDYLLVIGTDWKVIPLENMIAGLQGCQVKIISGVKSSDEAKLALATLEQGADGVLLDSSDLSEIKRVMRAAEQSEKGRLDLIPARVVSVKPVGMGDRVCVDTANMMVPGEGMLIGSQAKGFFLVHSESEDSPYVAARPFRVNAGAVHAYIRVGEKTRYLSELKSGDEVTIVSKDGLSRSAIVGRAKIEKRPMILIEAEADGVLISTLLQNAETIKLVSSDGTPRPVTELKAGDEVLVHLEEAARHFGMKIEESIVER is encoded by the coding sequence ATGAAAGAGAAGTGGCTCATGGCCAGAGGATCATGGGAGGAGATCAAACCCCAGATAACCACCGCCCTTGAATCTGGATTCGAATGCGTAATCGTGGATCGGGAGAACGTCGAGCGGGTGCGGGAGCTGGGAAATATCCAGGTAGCATGCTTTGGCGCCGAGAAGGGTGCGGAGGACATTCTGGTGATCGGCAGGCACGGTGAGGGCGATGGTTCGGTGCCTCTGCCCAAAGACCTGAACAGCTCCATGGACTATGCTCTGGCCAAGACCATCTCCGGGAACAAGGCCGCATATGTGGTCATTGCCGGCAAGAAGTATGAGCAATTCGCAGTGGAGATGGGAAAGCATGTGGACTATCTGCTGGTGATCGGCACCGACTGGAAGGTGATCCCCCTGGAGAATATGATCGCCGGCCTGCAGGGATGCCAGGTTAAGATCATCAGTGGGGTCAAGAGTTCGGATGAGGCAAAGCTGGCCCTGGCCACACTGGAGCAGGGAGCAGATGGAGTGCTATTGGACAGCTCTGACCTCTCTGAGATCAAGAGGGTTATGAGGGCAGCAGAGCAATCGGAAAAAGGGCGCCTGGACCTCATACCAGCCAGGGTGGTCTCGGTCAAGCCGGTGGGGATGGGCGACCGGGTCTGTGTGGATACCGCCAACATGATGGTCCCAGGAGAGGGAATGCTCATCGGCTCCCAGGCCAAGGGCTTTTTCCTTGTCCATAGCGAGTCAGAGGACAGCCCCTATGTGGCTGCGCGTCCCTTCCGGGTGAACGCCGGCGCGGTTCACGCCTATATCCGGGTGGGGGAGAAGACACGCTATCTATCGGAGCTAAAATCTGGTGACGAGGTCACCATTGTGAGCAAGGATGGCCTCTCCAGGAGCGCTATCGTGGGCCGGGCGAAGATCGAGAAGAGGCCCATGATCCTCATCGAGGCGGAGGCAGATGGTGTGCTCATAAGCACGCTGCTGCAGAATGCTGAGACCATAAAGCTGGTGAGCAGCGATGGCACCCCCAGGCCGGTGACGGAGCTCAAAGCCGGGGACGAGGTGCTGGTCCATCTGGAGGAGGCTGCCCGCCATTTCGGCATGAAGATTGAGGAGAGCATCGTGGAGAGATGA
- a CDS encoding type I 3-dehydroquinate dehydratase: protein MRYVMKRSQIVAVLGERAADDLKAASDADMIELRLDLATEPIQTIKAIREATEKPIIATNRLQAEGGKFQGSERERIELLVQASEYADLVDIELQAELREEFISQVSRPVIVSFHDFQGMPGIDELAAIKERMKMAGAAIAKIAVTPRSLKDDLDLLEFLLAADLPLCLIAMGDLGRHLRAVAPLYGSALAYGYVRESTAPGQMSLAELSSARELLKW, encoded by the coding sequence ATGAGATACGTTATGAAAAGGTCGCAGATCGTTGCCGTCCTGGGAGAGAGGGCAGCAGACGACCTCAAGGCGGCATCCGATGCAGACATGATTGAGCTGAGGCTGGATCTGGCCACTGAGCCCATTCAGACGATAAAAGCCATCAGAGAGGCTACAGAAAAGCCGATCATCGCCACCAATCGCCTCCAGGCGGAGGGAGGGAAGTTCCAGGGGTCAGAGAGGGAGAGGATCGAGCTGCTCGTTCAGGCCTCTGAGTACGCCGATCTGGTGGATATCGAGCTTCAGGCAGAGTTAAGAGAAGAGTTCATCTCTCAAGTCAGCAGGCCGGTCATAGTCTCTTTTCATGACTTCCAGGGAATGCCCGGGATCGATGAGCTCGCTGCCATAAAAGAGAGGATGAAGATGGCAGGTGCGGCGATTGCTAAGATCGCCGTGACGCCCAGGAGCCTGAAAGACGACCTGGATCTCCTAGAATTTTTGCTAGCTGCAGATTTGCCCTTATGTCTGATCGCGATGGGAGATCTGGGCAGACACCTGCGGGCAGTGGCTCCTTTGTATGGTTCTGCTCTGGCATATGGTTATGTTAGAGAGAGCACCGCTCCCGGGCAGATGAGCCTGGCAGAGCTCTCTAGTGCCAGAGAGTTGCTCAAATGGTAA
- the mmp10 gene encoding methyl coenzyme M reductase-arginine methyltransferase Mmp10 (Mmp10 (methanogenesis marker protein 10) is a cobalamin-requiring radical SAM methyltransferase that creates the methylarginine modification to methyl coenzyme M reductase.), which produces MDAVVDIGGRPGYNCGGFCSFCYFKGVKTVEPLGCKYCPPHKKGCDYCSRAVVEIQPGFKSLDQLVFEASQQCILSRPDSITIKGNGDASFHPDLLKLVQTLSNGVVPIHLDYTSGKGFFKGDEAGPLIEAGLRRISFSVFSTDPELRRRYVNDKHPEAALSNLRTFCERCDLYAMIVLIPGINDGFQLEKTCQDLCDMGAKGLMLMSFANSKEQGLIFGNEPLMPGIVPYSVEEIRRIATEINERYDMRVIGTPLWDPQTGAPFALAHHRKELNRLPAIERSATIITSSVAYPFLSTIFEEIGEDVNVVAVNKEIGNLITLEDFNFLDLGNIKERVLIPGMVLAHDQEIRRALRRDGVRRLVFRGPDALTVESERSIYMTTEEVIAREVEAFSGLICQINELGGEETESATVQKDRDNCSCERMDRSHYHENPIIVDEEDIKQTVG; this is translated from the coding sequence ATGGATGCAGTCGTTGATATAGGAGGCAGGCCTGGTTATAACTGCGGGGGATTTTGCAGCTTCTGTTATTTTAAAGGAGTGAAAACGGTTGAGCCGCTGGGATGCAAATATTGCCCACCCCATAAAAAGGGGTGCGATTACTGTTCTAGAGCAGTAGTTGAGATCCAGCCAGGCTTCAAGTCCCTGGATCAGTTGGTATTTGAAGCATCCCAGCAATGCATATTATCACGGCCGGATTCCATAACCATAAAAGGGAATGGTGATGCCAGCTTTCATCCAGATTTGCTTAAACTGGTTCAAACCCTCAGCAACGGCGTTGTACCCATCCACCTGGATTACACCAGCGGAAAGGGCTTTTTTAAGGGGGATGAAGCCGGTCCCCTGATCGAAGCCGGATTGCGAAGGATAAGCTTCTCCGTCTTCTCAACTGACCCTGAGCTTCGGCGAAGGTACGTGAATGATAAACATCCAGAGGCTGCGCTCTCAAACCTCAGAACCTTTTGCGAAAGATGCGATCTATATGCCATGATCGTCCTCATACCGGGCATAAACGATGGCTTTCAGCTGGAGAAGACCTGCCAGGACCTCTGCGATATGGGAGCAAAAGGCCTGATGCTCATGTCATTTGCCAACAGCAAAGAGCAAGGGCTCATCTTTGGAAACGAGCCGTTAATGCCGGGCATTGTTCCCTATTCCGTGGAGGAGATCCGCAGGATTGCCACTGAAATAAATGAACGATATGATATGAGGGTCATAGGGACGCCTCTATGGGATCCACAGACAGGAGCTCCTTTCGCCCTGGCCCATCATAGAAAAGAGCTGAATCGACTGCCGGCCATCGAGAGGAGCGCCACCATCATCACCAGCTCTGTGGCCTATCCATTCCTATCGACCATATTCGAGGAGATAGGAGAGGATGTGAATGTGGTAGCAGTGAATAAGGAGATAGGAAACCTGATCACCCTGGAGGATTTCAACTTCCTGGATCTGGGGAACATAAAAGAGAGGGTGCTAATACCGGGAATGGTTCTAGCTCATGACCAGGAGATCAGAAGGGCTCTTCGCCGTGATGGAGTGCGCCGGCTGGTCTTCAGAGGTCCTGATGCCCTCACAGTCGAATCCGAGAGAAGCATCTACATGACCACCGAGGAGGTTATCGCCAGAGAGGTGGAGGCATTCTCTGGATTGATATGCCAGATCAATGAGCTGGGCGGAGAAGAGACAGAATCCGCCACGGTCCAGAAAGATCGTGATAATTGTAGCTGTGAGAGAATGGACAGATCTCACTATCATGAAAACCCGATAATAGTGGATGAAGAGGATATCAAGCAGACCGTCGGCTGA
- a CDS encoding TIGR04013 family B12-binding domain/radical SAM domain-containing protein: protein MRIWFRSNSRNSYSIAALIPLVDASLAPGPRAGIMLYSFATPQAGEVYQEVDTARKAKLDAVFVAGGPHPSALPEEVLEHFDFVVVGEGEETLPELIRAITDGLDPGMVKGIAYKSQGLICFTEKRAPVNLDLYPPFTRILAPIEISRGCPWGCTYCQTPRLFGRCMRHRTIPVVARFARRHKDIRFTSPNSLAYGSDGRRPRLEKVKALLEELSEQKKPIYFGTFPSEVRPDFVSDEALEIITKYCANKTISLGGQSGSPAVLKSIGRGHGRQEIESACEHILDHGLIPLVDLIFGLPMESAEDQHMTLDLARWIEEKGGKVRAHRFMPLPGTPLWEKKPAPLSSDAEALLGSLAQRGRLTGSWGRKIKAEKDETA from the coding sequence GTGAGGATATGGTTTCGCTCCAATAGCAGGAACTCCTATAGCATCGCTGCTCTCATACCTCTGGTAGATGCCTCTCTGGCTCCGGGGCCCAGGGCGGGAATCATGCTCTACAGCTTTGCCACCCCTCAGGCGGGGGAGGTCTATCAAGAGGTCGATACGGCAAGGAAGGCAAAGCTGGATGCCGTCTTTGTCGCCGGCGGCCCCCACCCCTCCGCCCTGCCGGAGGAGGTCCTGGAGCACTTCGACTTTGTGGTGGTGGGCGAGGGCGAGGAGACCCTGCCCGAGCTGATCAGGGCGATAACCGATGGCCTGGATCCGGGGATGGTGAAGGGCATCGCCTACAAGTCCCAAGGTCTGATCTGTTTCACGGAAAAGCGTGCCCCGGTGAACCTGGACCTCTATCCTCCTTTTACCAGGATCCTCGCCCCCATAGAGATCTCCCGCGGCTGCCCCTGGGGCTGCACCTACTGCCAGACCCCCCGCCTCTTCGGGCGCTGCATGCGCCACCGCACTATCCCCGTCGTTGCCAGATTCGCCCGCCGCCATAAAGACATCCGCTTCACCTCTCCCAACTCCCTTGCCTATGGCTCCGACGGCAGGCGTCCACGGCTGGAGAAGGTCAAAGCTCTGCTGGAAGAGCTGTCCGAGCAGAAGAAGCCCATCTACTTCGGCACCTTTCCCTCCGAGGTCAGGCCCGATTTCGTATCTGATGAGGCCCTGGAAATAATAACCAAATACTGCGCCAATAAAACGATCAGCCTGGGAGGCCAGTCCGGCAGCCCCGCGGTCCTGAAGAGCATCGGGCGGGGGCACGGCCGGCAGGAGATAGAGTCTGCCTGTGAGCATATCCTGGATCATGGCCTCATCCCCCTGGTGGATCTGATATTTGGCCTGCCCATGGAGTCAGCAGAGGATCAGCATATGACCCTGGACCTGGCCAGATGGATTGAGGAAAAGGGAGGAAAGGTGAGAGCGCACCGGTTCATGCCCCTGCCCGGAACCCCCCTCTGGGAAAAAAAGCCTGCGCCCCTATCCAGCGATGCTGAGGCGCTCCTGGGCAGCCTGGCACAGAGAGGCCGTCTGACAGGATCCTGGGGCCGCAAGATCAAGGCGGAAAAGGATGAAACGGCATGA
- a CDS encoding amphi-Trp domain-containing protein, which translates to MAKIRGRPGKTAGSPAEGVKFEQEIYMTAAEMADMLRGLADEVEARGRVEASFGDWTIGVNPAEPLKAEIQYKHDPANRELEVQLKLKENP; encoded by the coding sequence ATGGCAAAGATAAGAGGAAGGCCGGGAAAGACTGCGGGAAGCCCCGCCGAGGGAGTGAAGTTCGAGCAGGAGATCTATATGACTGCGGCAGAGATGGCTGACATGCTGCGGGGCCTGGCGGATGAAGTCGAGGCCCGAGGGCGGGTGGAAGCCTCTTTTGGCGATTGGACTATAGGAGTGAATCCCGCTGAGCCCCTCAAGGCGGAGATACAGTACAAGCATGATCCAGCTAATAGAGAGCTGGAGGTGCAGCTGAAGCTCAAAGAGAATCCGTGA
- a CDS encoding Shedu anti-phage system protein SduA domain-containing protein encodes MEFNEFITLNIEYWNKYFKNLYTKIKKKEINLEEGMLLYPNIMLFTETDKHFILELFGAQRDFKGLKSKTNKKKGISTNIYLCQFDIRDHEEPFLNLADTRGSHFRNLWLSREIDYESLNKRFIFRDIWPTKLIQKSEKNGSLFAFGENFRSCYIDNCIIVNRLEEIYRIKYVLHLTIIGKSFSKCEYLKDISRNLESPLETSDDLTGIHYIKNESEEDHMLAGQFANLFLVPGLRETTIGDFLEKNPDFLRRAFRTLSCRDVLYQKELKWIEGNPYPEKSIKPDLLFERNDGCFDIGDLKTPLLDKGKITKSDHRRRRFTDDVNEGVAQLANYREYFSFQKNRAYAESKYGIKVSEPKLILIVGSYENVIQNEVNEASRTLPLNCMVIDYDTLNLMYLSSFDAR; translated from the coding sequence ATGGAATTCAACGAATTCATAACTTTAAATATAGAATATTGGAATAAATATTTCAAAAATCTGTATACAAAAATAAAGAAAAAGGAAATTAATCTAGAAGAAGGCATGCTATTGTATCCAAATATCATGCTTTTCACAGAGACTGACAAGCATTTCATCCTTGAACTATTTGGCGCACAACGTGATTTTAAGGGTTTAAAATCTAAAACAAACAAAAAAAAGGGAATATCAACCAATATATATTTGTGTCAATTCGATATAAGGGATCATGAGGAACCTTTCTTAAATCTTGCGGATACACGTGGTTCTCATTTTAGGAACTTATGGCTTTCCAGAGAAATTGATTACGAATCCCTTAATAAGAGATTCATTTTTCGTGACATATGGCCAACAAAATTGATTCAAAAAAGCGAGAAGAACGGTTCCCTATTTGCATTTGGGGAAAATTTTAGATCCTGCTATATAGATAATTGTATTATCGTGAATAGACTTGAAGAAATCTATCGTATTAAATATGTTTTGCACCTCACAATAATCGGAAAATCGTTTTCGAAATGCGAATATTTGAAGGATATTAGCCGTAATCTTGAATCTCCATTAGAAACGTCAGATGATCTAACAGGTATTCATTACATCAAAAATGAATCAGAAGAAGATCATATGTTGGCCGGACAATTTGCAAATCTATTTCTTGTTCCTGGATTGAGAGAAACAACTATTGGAGATTTTCTTGAAAAAAATCCGGATTTCCTAAGAAGGGCCTTTCGAACTTTGTCTTGTAGAGATGTTTTGTATCAAAAGGAACTCAAATGGATTGAGGGAAATCCATACCCGGAAAAATCAATAAAACCGGATTTATTATTTGAAAGAAATGATGGTTGCTTTGATATTGGTGATTTAAAGACACCATTGTTAGATAAAGGCAAAATTACTAAAAGCGATCATAGGCGGAGAAGATTTACTGATGACGTGAACGAAGGAGTAGCCCAACTGGCAAATTACAGAGAATATTTTAGTTTTCAAAAAAATAGAGCATATGCTGAATCCAAATATGGCATAAAAGTTTCAGAACCTAAATTAATACTCATCGTTGGAAGCTATGAAAACGTTATTCAAAACGAGGTTAACGAAGCTTCAAGGACGCTTCCCCTCAATTGTATGGTCATCGATTATGATACCTTAAACCTAATGTACTTATCATCATTTGATGCTAGATGA